In Acidobacteriota bacterium, a genomic segment contains:
- a CDS encoding LacI family DNA-binding transcriptional regulator: protein MANIYDVAKEAGVSIATVSAVINGSAYVSPKLKRRVISAIEKLDYHPNLMARGLAKRQSHTLGMVVTDISNPFFPAVIRGAEDEAREHGYNLLVASSDDDPRQERMYLELFLAKRVDGILLTKAPGKLPEGIVAKLKSSATPLVQVMRVISGYKSDAVLADDQGAAFQAVSHLLRLNYRRIGMITGVKGVSTTRQRIKGYRQALKEWGLKTDRSLITRGDFRLESGYLAGVDLLRRKPEAVFVSNYMMTVGFMRALYQYQLRCPQDVAVVTCDDYPWLDSFSPRLTTVDFQKYKLGTQAAKSLIRRIKSPEGAAETIQMKNRMFIRESCGIGLAGHSEEAVSKAGESG, encoded by the coding sequence ATGGCGAACATCTACGACGTGGCCAAGGAAGCGGGGGTTTCCATCGCCACGGTTTCGGCGGTAATCAACGGCAGCGCCTACGTCAGCCCCAAGCTCAAGCGGCGCGTCATCAGCGCCATCGAAAAACTCGACTACCACCCCAACCTGATGGCCCGCGGCCTGGCCAAGCGCCAGTCGCATACCTTGGGGATGGTGGTGACCGACATCTCCAATCCCTTCTTTCCAGCCGTCATCCGGGGCGCCGAGGACGAGGCCCGCGAACACGGCTACAACCTGCTGGTGGCCAGCAGCGACGACGACCCGCGTCAAGAGAGGATGTATCTGGAGCTCTTCCTGGCCAAGCGGGTGGACGGGATCCTTCTCACCAAGGCTCCCGGCAAGCTGCCCGAGGGAATCGTGGCCAAGCTCAAGTCGTCGGCCACGCCGCTGGTGCAGGTGATGCGGGTGATCAGCGGATACAAGTCGGACGCCGTCCTGGCTGACGACCAGGGAGCCGCCTTCCAGGCCGTCTCGCACCTGCTGCGCCTCAACTACCGCCGCATCGGCATGATCACCGGCGTCAAGGGCGTCAGCACTACTAGACAGCGCATCAAAGGGTACCGCCAAGCCCTCAAGGAGTGGGGGCTGAAGACCGACCGCAGCCTCATCACGCGGGGCGATTTCAGGCTGGAATCGGGCTATCTGGCGGGGGTCGACCTGCTGCGCCGCAAACCCGAAGCGGTTTTCGTCTCCAACTACATGATGACGGTGGGCTTCATGCGCGCCCTCTACCAGTACCAGTTGCGCTGTCCTCAAGACGTGGCCGTGGTGACCTGCGACGATTATCCCTGGCTCGATTCTTTCTCGCCCCGCCTGACCACGGTCGACTTTCAGAAATACAAGCTGGGCACCCAGGCGGCCAAGTCCCTGATCAGGCGCATCAAGAGTCCCGAGGGGGCGGCCGAGACCATCCAAATGAAGAACCGCATGTTCATTCGCGAATCCTGCGGTATCGGATTGGCCGGCCACAGCGAGGAAGCCGTCTCCAAAGCCGGCGAATCAGGCTGA
- the iolB gene encoding 5-deoxy-glucuronate isomerase, whose protein sequence is MSELLLRPDREAPRRNGVVVDVDPQRAGWRLLGFSAHKLKAGQSWSGETGEKEHCLVLQAGTCRISFNGEAGQQLGPRLNVFDSYPHAAYIGRETSWQLTALEDCELAQGWAPARKSLPSRVIRPQDCGYEIRGGGNASRQIVDIVPPEFPADRLLACEVYTPSGNWSSYPPHKHDEERPPGEVKLEEVYYYRFQQPEAYGFQRVYSGDGSLDETVRVTDQDLMMIPRGYHPFVTAYGYHAYYLNFLAGDRRSMASCDDPQYAQLKANWPAPDPRLPVVPRPAAAEAAIVQGKP, encoded by the coding sequence ATGTCGGAATTGCTTCTTCGCCCGGACAGGGAGGCTCCTCGCCGCAATGGGGTCGTTGTGGACGTCGATCCGCAGCGAGCGGGATGGCGCCTGCTCGGGTTCAGCGCCCATAAGCTGAAGGCCGGGCAAAGCTGGTCGGGAGAGACGGGCGAGAAGGAGCACTGCCTGGTGCTGCAGGCCGGAACTTGCCGCATCTCCTTCAACGGGGAAGCGGGACAGCAGCTAGGGCCCCGGCTCAACGTCTTCGACAGTTATCCTCATGCCGCCTACATTGGGCGTGAAACCTCCTGGCAACTGACAGCGCTGGAGGACTGCGAACTGGCGCAAGGCTGGGCTCCGGCCCGCAAGTCCCTGCCGTCCCGCGTCATCCGACCCCAGGACTGCGGATACGAGATCAGGGGAGGCGGCAACGCCAGCCGCCAGATCGTCGACATCGTGCCGCCCGAGTTTCCCGCCGACCGGCTGCTGGCGTGCGAGGTTTACACGCCCAGCGGAAACTGGTCCAGCTATCCGCCCCACAAGCACGACGAAGAGCGGCCTCCCGGCGAAGTGAAGCTTGAGGAAGTCTACTACTACCGTTTTCAGCAACCCGAGGCCTACGGCTTTCAACGCGTCTACAGCGGCGACGGCTCGCTGGACGAGACGGTGCGGGTTACCGACCAGGACCTGATGATGATACCGCGCGGTTATCATCCCTTCGTGACGGCCTACGGCTACCACGCCTACTATCTCAACTTCCTGGCCGGAGATCGTCGATCCATGGCCTCCTGCGATGATCCCCAGTACGCTCAACTCAAGGCCAATTGGCCGGCGCCCGACCCCCGCTTGCCGGTGGTGCCGCGTCCCGCAGCCGCCGAGGCGGCTATCGTACAGGGCAAGCCATGA